In one Nicotiana sylvestris chromosome 8, ASM39365v2, whole genome shotgun sequence genomic region, the following are encoded:
- the LOC104216431 gene encoding uncharacterized protein — MRSNPNRRNPDHWCEFHNDHGHKTANCRLLQGEVDHLLKQGHLTELFSEKGKQAYMKNMQESPKTPSPKRNVNVISGGEEINGVTYIAANKVSKVTITHRKRIRHVLEEESITFDNADADGVLTPHKDALVISLLVHDTNVKRVLIDPGSSVNIILLRVLHEMQAEDKLVPKAHTLSGFDYSSVVMKGEVTLTTFAEGVVKDTKFQVVEMEMAYYMILGRPWIHEMDAVPSTLHQVIKFPSPWGIRQIYEDQQTSWNINSIADSNTRNEEK, encoded by the coding sequence atgagatcaaatccaaacaggcgcaaccctgatcactggtgcgaatttcacaacgatcatggTCATAAAACGGCAAATTGTAGATTATTACAAGGTGAAGTTGACCATCTATTAAAGCAAGGGCATCTCACCgaattatttagtgagaaaggtaagcaagcatacatgAAGAACATGCAGGAGTCCCCTAAAACTCCTTCTCCAAAAAGGAACGTCAATGTTATAAGCGGGGGCGAGGAAATCAATGGCGTGACGTATATCGCAGCTAATAAGGTCTCTAAAGTTACAATCACCCATAGGAAGCGGATTCGACATGTGTTGGAGGAAGAAAGTATTACATTTGATAATGCAGATGCGGATGGCGTGTTAACTCCACATAAAGATGCATtggtaatatctctacttgtacatgatactaatgtaaaacgagttttgattgatccaggtagttccgtgaacattattctgCTAAGAGTACTACACGAGATGCAAGCCGAAGATAAACtagtaccaaaggcgcatactttgTCTGGATTCGACTATTCCAGTGTTGTGATGAAAGGGGAGGTAACACTTACTACATTCGCAGAAGGGgttgtcaaagatacaaaatTTCAGGTAGTAGAGATGGAAATGGCTTACTATATGATTCTCGGGAGACCGTGGATCCACGAGATGGATGCCGTTCCGTCTaccttacatcaagttattaaatttccatcaccatggggaatacgTCAAATCTATGAGGATCAACAGACATCCTGGAACATCAACTCCATAGCAGATTCAAATACGAGAaacgaagaaaaatag